A window of Halovivax gelatinilyticus genomic DNA:
GATCGACCCACACGGCGAGGGCGATCGTCGAAACCGCAAAGACGACCGTTGCACCGACGAGGCCGGCGCGACAACCAGCGACCGTCAACGGGTGATCGTCGTCCTCCCCGCGAACGTGAAAGTCGACGTAGCCGTCCTTGACATGAGCCGTGTAAACGGCCGCGAAGATCGCGACGGCGTGGGCGGTCGCCGTCGCGGGAGCGATCGATCCGGCCAGTATCGCACCGAATAACGACGATGCCACGGGCGGAAGCATGAAGACTGGGTGGATCTGCGAGGCGAACGCGCCGAGGTCGGCGCGCAGTCCCGACCCGTGACGGGAGACGGCCATGACGAGACCCACCACGATCTGCGGGATAACTGTCGGGGTCGTCGCTCACGATGGCAAGCGAGACGAAGAAAACGGTGCGATACGCGAGACCCGGTACTGGCCCCGTGATTGAAAGCTGACCGAGGACTATATATCGGACCGCTTACTGCACGGCGCGCGTCGCCGAGCCGAGTATCTCGAGGGCCTCTTTTAACTCTTCCATCGCCGTCGCGTACGAGATTCGCGCGTACCCGGCGCCGTTCTGGCCGAACGCCTCACCCGGAACCACGATGACGTCACGATCGATGACCTCGTCACACCAGCCGTCGGGAACCTCCGGCATCGCGTAGAACGCACCCTGCGGGGTCGGTACTCGCAAGCCGGCGTCTTCGAGTCCGTCGAGGACGACGTCGCGACGCGCTTCGAACGAGGCGACCATCTCGTCGACGGTGTCCTGCGGGCCCGACAGCGCGGCCTCGGCCGCGTACTGGGCCGGGGCGGACGCACAGGCCTGGACGTACTGGTGAACTCTGAGCATTCGCTCGATCCGGCGGTTCGACCCGACGACCCAGCCCAGCCGCCAGCCGGTCATCGAGTACGTCTTCGAACAGGCGCTGACGACGACGACGTTGTCCGTCGAGGCGAACTCCATCGGCGAGCGGTGTGTGCCGTCGAAGACGATGTGCTCGTAGACCTCGTCGGAGAGACAGAGCACGTCGTGTTCGTCTGCGATCCGGGCGAACTCGCGCATATCGGCTTCCGATTGAACGGCACCCGTCGGGTTCCCCGGGCTGTTGACGATGAACGCCGCCGTCTCGTCAGTTATCGCCGCCTCGACGGCCGCCGGGTCGAGCGTGAGATCCTCGCGAAGGTCGATCGGTTTCGGGTCGCCACCAGCAATTCGCGTGAGCGCGTCGTAGGCGACGAACCCCGGATCGGGAAAGATGACCTCCTCGCCAGGGTCGACGTGTGCTTCGAGGACGAGGTGGAGCGCTTCGCTGCCGCCAGCCGTCGCGATCACGTCCGCCGGATCGATCGAAAGCCCGTACGTGCGGTCGTAGGCGGCAGAAATCGCCTCGCGAAGGGGCAAGATTCCCTTGTTCGACGTGTACGGATCCGTCTCGTTCGCCTCGATCGCCTCGACCGCCGCGCGGGAGGCGTGTTCGGGCGTCGGAAAGTCCGGCTGACCGATCCCGAGATTGATGGCGTCGTCGCTCGCTGCCTCGAACACCTCTCGAATGCCGCTGATCGACACGGATTCGACTCGCGCAGAGAAGTCCGTCATACCAAAGCGGTGTCGCCCGACCCCGATAACTGTTGATGTTGCCGGTCACTTCAGACGAAAAATGGCGCTCGGATGAGCGTAGAAACCGGGCGGGTACTCAGTAGAACTCCCGAACCAGGTCCATCGCGCCCTCTGGCGCACCCTCCGGTACCTCGGACATGTCCCCCGTGACGCCGTGGAGTTCGTGATACGGGACGGAGTTTTCGTCCTGATAGATGATGCCCTGGTACTCCTTGTCCGCGTCGAGGATGACCTCCTTGGCGGCGTCGGCGTCCGTCGGATCGTGGCCTTCCTCGTCTAAGTCGATCAGCGTGTCGCGGAAGTAGTCGTAGGTGTCGACGTCGTTGAACGTCACGCAGGGGCTGAAAACGTTGACGAAGCCGAAGCCGTCGTGCTCGATCGCCGCCTCGACGATCTCGGTGTGTCGCAACGCGTCCGAGGCGAACGACTGAGCGATGAACGTCGCTCCGGAGGCGAGCGCGAGCGCGAGCGGGTTGACGGGTGGCTGCTGTGACCCGTCGGGCGTCGTCGACGTCTCGAAATCCGACCGCGAGGTCGGCGACGCCTGGCCCTTCGTCAGCCCGTAGATGCGGTTGTCCATGACGACGTAGCTCATGTCGACGTTTCGACGAACCGCGTGAACGAAGTGGCCCGCGCCGATCGAGTAGCCGTCACCGTCGCCGCCGGCGACCATCACTTCGATGTCGGGACGGGCCATCTTCACGCCCGTACCGACGGGCAACGCACGGCCGTGAACCCCGTGGAGTGCGTAGCTGTGCATGTAGGTCCCGATCTTTCCGGAACAGCCGATCCCCGCGACGACGAACGTGTTGTCCGGATCGTTTCCGGTGTTCGCGAGCGCTTTCATCATGCCGTTCATCGTCCCGAAATCGCCGCAGCCGGGACACCACGTGGGTTGCTTATCGGACTTGAAGTCGGTGAATCTGACGTCTGAGCTCATTGGGCTGGCACCTCCTCGGCGAGTCGCTCTTGGATCTGTGCGGCGAGTTCGTCCGCTTTGAACCGGACGCCGGTGTACTTGTTGATACGCTTGACGCGGGTGAGCGCGTCGTGTTCGATCAGGTTGGCGAACTGGCCGGTGGCGTTACACTCGACGACGATGACGTCGTTTGCGGCCTCGATCTCTTCGGTGAGGTCCGGCCGCGGGAAGATGTACGGAACCGAGAGGACACGAACGCTCACGCCGTCGTCTTCGAGGCGGTCGAGCGCCTCGACGAGGGCGCCCTCGTTCGAGCCCCAGGAGATGACGAGGTCGTCTGCGTCCGGATCGCCGAACTCACGGTACTCCCAGTCTTCTCGCTCGATCGCCGTCTCGACCTTCCGGTTGCGTTTGTCGACCTGCTCGACGCGGACGTCGGTGTCTTCGGTTCGTCGACCCAGTTCGTCGTGCTCGAGACCCGTCGACATGTGCGCCCCGTCGACCGTCCCGGGGATCGCCCGCGGGCTGATACCGTCGTCGGTGTTCGCGTGTGCGCGGAAGCGACCCTTCTCGTCTACCCACTCGTCTACCTCCTCGTCGTCGACGAGCTTGCCGCGGTCGATCTCGACTGCGTCCATGTCGAACGCCTCCGGCGGGAACGTCTGCTCGGTGACCGCCATCGCGAGGTCGCCGACGAGATAGACCGGCGTCTGGTACGTTTCGGCCAGGTTGAACGCCTCGATCGTCTTCCAGAAGCACTCGTCGATCGTCGTCGGTGCGAGGACGAACCGGGGGATCTCGCCGTGGCCGCCGTACAGCAGCATGTTGAGGTCGCCCTGCTCTTGCTTCGTCGGCATGCCGGTCGAGGGACCAGAGCGCATGACGTCGACGATGACCAGCGGCGTCTCGCTGGTCGCGATGAGGCCGAACGTCTCGGTCATCAGGTCGATACCCGGTCCGGACGTGGCGGTCATCGATCGGGCGCCCGCGCGAGCCGCACCGAGAGCCATGTTGATCGCCGATAGTTCGTCCTCGGCCTGGACGACGTGGCCGCCGAACTGTTCGATCCGCCCGGTGAGGTACTCCATGACGGCGGTAGCAGGAGTGATCGGGTAGCCGGCGTAGAACTTACAGCCGGCGGCGATGGCGCCCATGCCGATCGCCTCGTCGCCGTTTAACAGCACGTAGTCGGCGTCGGTCGTCTCCATCTCGTAGCCGAGGTGAGAGAGGTCGTACTCCTCCGCGACGTACTCCTGTCCCAGGCGGGCGGCTTCCTTATTGTTCTCGACGATTTTCGATCCTTTTCCGCCGAAGCGCTTTTCGAGTGCTTCGTCGAGGTACGCGACGTCGAAGCCGGTAATTTCACACGCCGCGCCGAGGGCGACGACGTTTCGCATGATCGCGCCACCGGCCTCCTCGGCCAGCGACTTGAGCGGAACGTCGACGGCGGTAATCTCCTCGGGGATCTCCGCTTCCCAGGAGCGTTCGCCGTCGTAGATCACTGCGCTACCCTCGTGCATTTCGTCGAGATTCTCGTCGATGGTGCGCTGGGTAAGCGCGACGAGAATGTCGAGGCGATCGACGACGCTCTGGACGTCATCGACGGACGTCCGGATCTTGTATGCGGTGTAGCCACCTCGGATACGTGACGCGAAATCCTTCGAGGTGAATACGTGCCGTCCGGCCCGGGCGAGTGCCTGGGCGAAGATCTTGCCGGTGGAATCTATTCCATCCCCGGCTTCGCCGCCGATGGCCCAGTTGAGATCTGCAGCCATGTTCTAGCGGCCCTTACCCGGGGGAGCAGAAAAGGGTTCTGAAACCCCCAGCACGCAGTTCCGAGAAAACGGCGTAGCGGCGGATGTACGGGCAGTGATTGCCGGATTCCTTCGTCCTACCGGTGACCAATCGCGTCGGCGTTCCTCGAGAGAGCAATCCCTTTGAGGGGGACGGCCCAAGCGACCGCATGAACCGGACTTCGGTGACGGTCGCGGACGTGCGGGACGTCGGCCCCGAGACGATAGCACTGGAACTCGAAACGCCCGACGCGTTCGACGCGCTTCCCGGCCAGTTCGTGTTGCTACGGGCGAGCCCGGACGACGAGGAGATCGCCCGCCACTACACCCTCTCGTCACCGTCGGTCGACGAGCGATTCGAAGTGACCGTCGGCGTCGACCCGGACGGCGACCTCTCGCCGTGGCTCGCCTCGCGCGAACCGGGCGACACCGTCGATGTCGAGGGCCCGTTCGGCGAGATAACCTACGAAGGTGATCAGGACGTCGTCGCGATCGCCGGCGGGCCGGGGATCGGCCCCGCAGTGGCCATCGCCGAAGCAGCGCTAGAAGCCGGCCACACGGCAAACGTGATCTACCAGGACGCAGACGTGGCCCACGAAAATCGACTGGACTCGCTCGAGGCGGCCGGCGTCCCCGTGACGGTTCTCGACGACGGCGACGAGGAGGGACTCCACGCGGCGATCGACGACGCGGTCGATCACGGTCAGATCTACGCGTTCGGCTTTGCGGCGTTCGTCCAGACGGTCGCCGACGCGATCGAGTCGGCCGGCGGCAATGCGGACGAAGCGCTCATCGAGAACTTCGGGTGACCAACACCCGACCGATCGATTACGGCCACCTCTCGGTTACAGTTCCTCGATCGGCCTACTCTGACTCTCCCGGTTACAGCACTTCGACCGGTCTAATTTCGAGTAAAACGCGTTCGGTTCGTATCTCGCTCGGGTACTCCGCGGTTCCGGTATACCGGCCGGCGAGAACGTCCGCGTGCTCGCGCGCGCCGTCGGTGGTGATCTCGTCAACCTCGCCAATCACGGAGAGGTAGCGATACGGATCGTCCGGGTCGACCATGCTCAAGCCGACCGACGGATTCGCGACGACGTTTCGTTCCTTGCGCCGACCGCGTTCGGTGTTGACGAGTAACCGATTCGACTCCGAATCGTAGTCGATCCAGACCGGCGTCACGTGCGGCGACCCGTCGTCGGTAACTGTGGCGAAGTGAGCGAACGTCCGTTTCTCGAAGAGGTCGTAGAACGCCTCCGGGATAGTCGTCGATGCCATTACGAGACACTCTCGGCCCGTTGCCTTATGTTCATGCACATGCGCCCGGCCGACACTACGAAACAAGTCAACGAGGTAAACAGTTATTACGTTAGTACTCGAATGTTTCGTGTGAAACTAACGAACACCGAGACGATACCAGATGCCGAAATCGTCGAATCGCTCGGAATCGCCCGCGGAAACACGGTCGAAGCGAGAAACGTCGGGCGCGATATCACTCAGGGACTTCGAAACGTCGTCGGCGGCGAACTCAAGGCGTACTCCGATCTCCTCACGAAAGCGCGCGACGAGGCGATCGATCGGATGGCAGCGGACGCCGAAGAGATGGGCGCTGACGCGGTCGTCAACGTCAGACTCGAAACGTCGCAGATCACCAACGGCGGCTCCGAAGTGCTGGCCTACGGGACGGCGGTGAAGCTTCGGTAACCGCCGTCCACGCTCGACGGTACGGGTGTACGGCTTCGCCTGTCGCTGTCGCCGAGGGGACGGGCTCGACGGCGATGTACGATCGGCGACGGTCGTCAGCCCGTCGCTAGTGCTCGACGAACTCGACGAGGACGCCGCCCGTGTCCTTCGGGTGCAAGAACGCGACGTCGTGTCCCCACGCGCCCGGTCTGGGTTCTTCGTCGACGGGAGTGACGTCCAGCTCGCGGGCCCGCTCGATGGCGCCGGCGACGTCGTCCGTCTCGAAGGCGAGGTGGTGAATTCCCGGTCCGTGTTCGTCGAGATAGCGGGCGATGGTGCCGCCGTCTTCGGGTTCGAGCAGTTCGAGGTAGCCGTTTCCGACCTCGAGAAAGACGACGCGCATGCCGTCGAACGTCTCTTCGTGGGCGACGTCGAACCCGCACAGCTCGCCGAACAGCGTCGCCAACGCGTCGACGTCGTCGGTCGCGATCCCGGCGTGATCAAATTCCATGGGAAACGGTCGGATGGCGGGTATTGAGAGTGTTGCGCTCTCGGGCCGGCTGGTATCTCCGGCGAGTACGACGACCCCGTTCAGCGATCGGAGACCGTCACCGCACCCGAGAGGTGGTCAACGTTACCGGAAGTCAGGCCCTTTTCAGTCACGGCCGTAAACGGCGCTATTCACGGCATGACCGGGTCCGATCCGCACGGGAGTTTCGAGGATATTCGCGAGGAGGTAGCCGGCAATCCGATGTGGAAGCTGGCCGCGTACGCGACGCCGTACTGGCTTTCGCTCACGGTCGGATTCGTCTCGACGATGATCAACCGCGCGGCGCGGCTGTTTCCCGCGCTCATGCTCGCAGCGGCGATCGACCTCGTCATCACCCAGACGGGCGGAACGGATCAGCTTCTGGCCGCCACCGGCCTCGTTCCGACCGAGCCGATACCCGAGGAGAACGTCGGCGAGCGATTGAACCTGCTCTACTACCTCGGCGCGCTCACGGTGGGTGCCTACGTGATACAGGCGGTAACCCACTTCGGCGCGCGGTACTTCTTCCAGACCACCGCCCAGCGAATCCAGCACGACCTCAGACTCGACACGTACGATCACATGCAGCGGCTGTCGCTCTCGTTCTTCAACGACCACCAGACGGGCGGGATGATGGCGATCTTAAACAGCGACGTCAACCGGCTGGAGGAGTTCTTCAACAACGAACTTCGCCAGATCACGGAGGCGGTGATGATCTTTTCGCTCGTCGGCGGCTACATGCTCTATACGGCGCCCTGGCTCGGTTTACTCGTCCTCGCACCGGTCCCGATCATCGCGCTCGCGACGGCGAAGTTCATCGTCTGGATCGAACCGAAGTACAAGCGGATTCGCGAACTCGTCGCCCGGTTGAACACCAGACTCGCGAACAACCTCGGTGGCGCCCCTATCGTCAAATCGTTCGATCGATACGACGTAGAGAGCGACCGGGTCGCCACCCAGAGCCGGGGCTACCGAGACGAGAAGATCGACGCGATTACGGTCAGGAAGGCGTTTTTCGCCTCGCTTCGACTGATCGTCGGCGCGATGTTCGTGGCCATCCTCGTCGTCGGCGGTCGCTCGACGATCACCGCGGGCGGGCTCACCGCCGGCACGTTCGTCGTCTTCTTCATGTACCTCCGCGAACTCGACCGACCGATGACGCGAATCGGCAAGACGGCGAACAACTACCAGAAGGCTAAATCGAGCGCCGAACGCGTCTTTGGCGTTCTCGAGACCGACGCCGACGTCCGTTCGCCGGCCGATCCGGTCCGTCCCGACTCGTTCGACGGAGACGTCGCGTTCGACGACGTCAACTTCCGGTACGACGAGTCGGGTGAACAAATCCTCGATGGCGTCGACCTAGACGTCGACGCTGGCGAGACCGTCGGGTTCGCCGGGACGAGCGGATCCGGTAAGTCGACGCTCATGAAGCTCCCGATGCGGTTTTACGACGTCGACGACGGTTGCGTCCGCATCGACGGAACCGACGTGCGCGAGTACTCGCTTCAGACGCTCAGAGACAACATCGGTGTCGTCGAGCAGGACCCATACATGTTCTCGGGGACCATCTGCGAGAACATCGCATACGGCGACAGCGACCTCTTTCAGACGGTGCTCGAAGCGGACGGAGCGATTCCCGAACGTGTCCATAGGCGGATCGAGGAGGCGGCGGTCGCCGCGGGCGCACATCGATTCGTACAGGATCTCCCCGATGGCTACGGCACCATGGTCGGCGAACGCGGCGTGAAGCTCTCCGGCGGTCAGCGCCAGCGCGTCTCGATCGCCCGGACGATCCTCAACGACCCGGACGTGATCGTCTTGGACGAGGCGACGAGCGACGTCGACACCGAGACCGAGTCGGTCATCCAGCGGAATCTGGAGGAACTGACCGCCGACCGGACGGCGTTCGTCATCGCCCACCGGCTGTCGACGATTCGCGACGCGGACCGTATCGTCGTCATGGACGACGGCGAGGTAATCGAGACCGGAACCCACGACGAACTCGTCGCCAACGAAGGTACGTACGCGGAGCTGTGGGCGTCCCAGACGCGCGACACCGCCGGGCACCGACCGATCGGCGCCGACGATTGATCGAAGCCTGCCGGGACGAACCGTCCGATTCACTGCCGAAAACGCACTGAGTTAGCGGACCGAGTACCTAAGAAGTCACGTGAATACCGTCGTCCCGGCTCAGTATTCGCCGAACTCCTCGCGGAGGACGTCACAGATCTCGCCGACCGTCGCGTAGGCTTTCACGGCGTCGATGATGTAGGGCATGAGGTTGTCGTCGCCACGCGCAGCGTCACGTACGGCTTCGAGCGCCGCTTCGGCGGCCTCGTCGTCGCGGTCTTCGCGGGTCGATTCGAGCGCCTCGATCTGTCTGCGCTGGTCTTTCTCGGTGACTTCCTGGACGTCCATTTCTGGTTCTTCGTCCACCTCGAACTCGTTTACCCCGACGATGATCCGCTCGCCGGACTCTATCTCCTTCTGGCGGTCGAACGCCGTGTCCTGAATCTGGCGCTGGACCCACCGCGATTCGACCGCCTCAAGCATCCCGCCGCGCGCTTCGACCTCGTCTAAGAGGTCGTAGGCGTCGGCCTCCACCTCGTTGGTAAGACTCTCGACGTAGTAACTGCCTGCGAGCGGATCGATCGTGTCGGCGGCACCCGATTCGTGAGCGAGGATTTGCTGGGTGCGAAGCGCCGTCCTGACCGACTGTTCGGTCGGCAGAGCGAGCGCCTCGTCCTTCCCGTTGGTGTGAAGGCTCTGGGTACCCCCGAGGACGGCGGCCAGCGCCTGGTAGGCGACGCGAACGACGTTGTTCTCGATCTGCTGGGCGGTGAGCATCGACCCCGCCGTCTGGGTGTGAAACTTGAGCTGCTTCGACTTCGGGTTCTGCGCGTCGAATCGCTCGTCCATGACGTCGTGCCACATCCGACGGGCCGCGCGGAACTTCGCGACCTCCTCGAAGATGTTGTTGTGCCCGTTGAAGAAAAAGGATAGCTGCGGGGCGAACTCGTCGACGTCGAGTCCCGCGTCGACGGCCGCCTCGACGTACTCGATTCCGTTTCCGAGGGTAAAGGCGAGTTCCTGGGCGGCGGTCGCACCGGCCTCGCGGATGTGATATCCCGAGATGGAGATGGTGTTGAACTTCGGCGTCTCTTCGGCACAGAACTCGAAGATATCGGTGATGATCCGCATCGACGGCTCTGGCGGGTAGATGTAGGTATTTCGCGCGATGTACTCCTTCAGGAGGTCGTTCTGGATCGTCCCGCGGAGTTCGCTCCGGTCGACGCCTTGCTCGTCGCCGACGGCGATGTACATCGCGAGCAGGACCGAAGCCGGCGCGTTGATCGTCATCGAGGTCGAGACCTCGTCGAGCGGGATGCCGTCGAAGACGGTGAGCATGTCGTCGAGTGAATCGATCGCCACACCTGCCTTGCCGACCTCGCCGGCAGCCATCTCCGCGTCGGAGTCGTAGCCCATCTGCGTCGGTAGGTCGAACGCCATCGAGAGACCGGTCTGTCCCTGATCCAGGAGGTAGTGATAGCGCTCGTTCGTGTCCTCCGGCGTCGAGAACCCGGCGTACTGGCGCATGGTCCACAGTCGGCCCCGGTAGCCAGTGGAGTAGACCCCGCGCGTGTACGGCGGCTCGCCCGGGAACCCCAGGTCCGTATCGTAGTCGAGGTCGCTCACGTCGCCCGGCGTGTACAGCCGGTCGACCGCCTGGCCGTTGGTGTCGGTCCTAAACTGTTCCTTTCGCTCGCCGAATCGATCCACGACCGGCTCGACGGTCTCCTCGCGCCACTCCGCGCGCGCCGAGCGGATGGACTCGAGGTCGTCGGCATCGAACATTATCCGAACTCTCGGGCGCCCGCGGCTTGAAAGTTGAGAATCGTCCGCGTGCGGATCGAACCCGACGAATCGGAAACGGGGAGATTCAGTCGCGTGCGCGCCGCCTCGAATCGGGTTTACCGTCCCGTATCGTACTTGTACGTCGCCGTCTCCGGATCGATTCCGAACTCCTCGGCGGTGGTGTCGTCGGCCGGTTCGGGCTCCTGTTCGCTCGCTGCTTTGAACCGCTCTCGTAGGCGGTCGGGAACGACGAACCGGTCGACGGCGACGCGGTACGGGACGGCGTCCGGATCCGTCGACTCGCGTTTCGCCTCCAGCCGCGCCTCTAGCGCCGGTGGTAACGAATCGGCGTCTACCTGTCGGAACCCGAACTGTGCGAGATAGGCCCCGGAACCGGTGAGCGCGTAGACGTACTCGAAGCCCTGGTCGCCGGCGTACTCGATCAGCCGTTCGATCACGTGCGCGCCGACGCCCTGTTCGCGCCACGTTTCGAGGACGCCGATGCTCGTCAGTTCGCAGACGTCGGTGTCGTCGTCCTGTTTGTGGATTCGAATCCGGCCGAATCCGGCCTTTTCGTTCGAGAGTTCGTCGATGGCGACGACGTAGTCTCGCGAGCGGAACGCCGTGTCGTCGAGGCCCATCTCCTCGATCCGATCGAGCAACCAGACCTCTTCTCGGTTCTTCGCGTCCCGGACGTACATGGGCGGACGTAGGAGGTGTGACAAAAAAGCGTTTGTGGGATTTCGGAGGCCGACGGCGAGAGCGGTTCGGCCCCTGCGATGGAAAAATTCATCGGGACGTGTGGAAAATCACGACCCATATCATGGAACTCGATCCCATCGACGAGGTTGTCCACGAACCGTCGCCAGAATTCGCCGAGGCGACGAACGTCAGGCGGTTCATGGACGTCTACGACATCGCCGACTACGACGAGTTGCTGACGCGGTCGACGTCCGCGGTGGCCGGCGTCGAGGCGTCCGGACTCGAGTGGTTCTGGGACGAACTCGTCGACTACCTGAACATCGACTTCGACGAGCCGTACGACGCGGTTCGCGACGACAACGAGACCCAGCGCGCCTCGATAGAAGCAAACGGTGAAGTCGTGAGCCGCGACGGTCCGCAGTTTACGGATTGGTATCCCGGTGGACGACTGAACGTGGCGCACAACGTCGTCGACCGGCACGCCGCCGGGGATGGTGCAGACAATCTGGCGACCGTCTGGGAGGGCGAAGACGGCGAGGTCAGGGAGATGACCTACGCGGAGCTACGCGCACAGTCGAATCGCGTGGCGAACGCGCTCGAAGAACGAGGGGTCGACACCGGTGACACGGTCGGACTCTACATGCCGATGGTTCCGGAGGTCGTCTCGATACTGTACGGCTGTTTCAAGGTGGGTGCGATCGCCGTTCCGATCTTCTCCGGATTCGGCGTCGACGCGATCGCGACCAGAATCGAAGACGCCGCGTGCTCGGTGCTCGTAACCGGCGACGGCTTCTACCGCCGCGGGAGCCCGATCACGCTCAAGGAGTCGGCCGACGAGGCGATCGAGCAGGCTGGACACGTCGAGCACGTACTCGTCGTCGACCGACTGGGAGCGAGCGACGAGGGGAGCGAGATCGAGATTCCGTGGACAGACGGACGCGACGAGTGGTGGGCCGACGCCGTCGAGCCTCAGTCCGACGAGTACGAGACGAAGTCGTTGCCGTCCGCCCAGGAGTCCATGCTGCTTTACTCCTCCGGCACGACCGGCAAACCGAAAGGGATCGTCCA
This region includes:
- a CDS encoding pyridoxal phosphate-dependent aminotransferase, with the protein product MTDFSARVESVSISGIREVFEAASDDAINLGIGQPDFPTPEHASRAAVEAIEANETDPYTSNKGILPLREAISAAYDRTYGLSIDPADVIATAGGSEALHLVLEAHVDPGEEVIFPDPGFVAYDALTRIAGGDPKPIDLREDLTLDPAAVEAAITDETAAFIVNSPGNPTGAVQSEADMREFARIADEHDVLCLSDEVYEHIVFDGTHRSPMEFASTDNVVVVSACSKTYSMTGWRLGWVVGSNRRIERMLRVHQYVQACASAPAQYAAEAALSGPQDTVDEMVASFEARRDVVLDGLEDAGLRVPTPQGAFYAMPEVPDGWCDEVIDRDVIVVPGEAFGQNGAGYARISYATAMEELKEALEILGSATRAVQ
- a CDS encoding 2-oxoacid:ferredoxin oxidoreductase subunit beta is translated as MSSDVRFTDFKSDKQPTWCPGCGDFGTMNGMMKALANTGNDPDNTFVVAGIGCSGKIGTYMHSYALHGVHGRALPVGTGVKMARPDIEVMVAGGDGDGYSIGAGHFVHAVRRNVDMSYVVMDNRIYGLTKGQASPTSRSDFETSTTPDGSQQPPVNPLALALASGATFIAQSFASDALRHTEIVEAAIEHDGFGFVNVFSPCVTFNDVDTYDYFRDTLIDLDEEGHDPTDADAAKEVILDADKEYQGIIYQDENSVPYHELHGVTGDMSEVPEGAPEGAMDLVREFY
- a CDS encoding 2-oxoacid:acceptor oxidoreductase subunit alpha; this encodes MAADLNWAIGGEAGDGIDSTGKIFAQALARAGRHVFTSKDFASRIRGGYTAYKIRTSVDDVQSVVDRLDILVALTQRTIDENLDEMHEGSAVIYDGERSWEAEIPEEITAVDVPLKSLAEEAGGAIMRNVVALGAACEITGFDVAYLDEALEKRFGGKGSKIVENNKEAARLGQEYVAEEYDLSHLGYEMETTDADYVLLNGDEAIGMGAIAAGCKFYAGYPITPATAVMEYLTGRIEQFGGHVVQAEDELSAINMALGAARAGARSMTATSGPGIDLMTETFGLIATSETPLVIVDVMRSGPSTGMPTKQEQGDLNMLLYGGHGEIPRFVLAPTTIDECFWKTIEAFNLAETYQTPVYLVGDLAMAVTEQTFPPEAFDMDAVEIDRGKLVDDEEVDEWVDEKGRFRAHANTDDGISPRAIPGTVDGAHMSTGLEHDELGRRTEDTDVRVEQVDKRNRKVETAIEREDWEYREFGDPDADDLVISWGSNEGALVEALDRLEDDGVSVRVLSVPYIFPRPDLTEEIEAANDVIVVECNATGQFANLIEHDALTRVKRINKYTGVRFKADELAAQIQERLAEEVPAQ
- a CDS encoding ferredoxin--NADP reductase, producing MNRTSVTVADVRDVGPETIALELETPDAFDALPGQFVLLRASPDDEEIARHYTLSSPSVDERFEVTVGVDPDGDLSPWLASREPGDTVDVEGPFGEITYEGDQDVVAIAGGPGIGPAVAIAEAALEAGHTANVIYQDADVAHENRLDSLEAAGVPVTVLDDGDEEGLHAAIDDAVDHGQIYAFGFAAFVQTVADAIESAGGNADEALIENFG
- a CDS encoding pyridoxamine 5'-phosphate oxidase family protein codes for the protein MASTTIPEAFYDLFEKRTFAHFATVTDDGSPHVTPVWIDYDSESNRLLVNTERGRRKERNVVANPSVGLSMVDPDDPYRYLSVIGEVDEITTDGAREHADVLAGRYTGTAEYPSEIRTERVLLEIRPVEVL
- a CDS encoding YbjQ family protein: MFRVKLTNTETIPDAEIVESLGIARGNTVEARNVGRDITQGLRNVVGGELKAYSDLLTKARDEAIDRMAADAEEMGADAVVNVRLETSQITNGGSEVLAYGTAVKLR
- the mce gene encoding methylmalonyl-CoA epimerase, whose translation is MEFDHAGIATDDVDALATLFGELCGFDVAHEETFDGMRVVFLEVGNGYLELLEPEDGGTIARYLDEHGPGIHHLAFETDDVAGAIERARELDVTPVDEEPRPGAWGHDVAFLHPKDTGGVLVEFVEH
- a CDS encoding ABC transporter ATP-binding protein — translated: MTGSDPHGSFEDIREEVAGNPMWKLAAYATPYWLSLTVGFVSTMINRAARLFPALMLAAAIDLVITQTGGTDQLLAATGLVPTEPIPEENVGERLNLLYYLGALTVGAYVIQAVTHFGARYFFQTTAQRIQHDLRLDTYDHMQRLSLSFFNDHQTGGMMAILNSDVNRLEEFFNNELRQITEAVMIFSLVGGYMLYTAPWLGLLVLAPVPIIALATAKFIVWIEPKYKRIRELVARLNTRLANNLGGAPIVKSFDRYDVESDRVATQSRGYRDEKIDAITVRKAFFASLRLIVGAMFVAILVVGGRSTITAGGLTAGTFVVFFMYLRELDRPMTRIGKTANNYQKAKSSAERVFGVLETDADVRSPADPVRPDSFDGDVAFDDVNFRYDESGEQILDGVDLDVDAGETVGFAGTSGSGKSTLMKLPMRFYDVDDGCVRIDGTDVREYSLQTLRDNIGVVEQDPYMFSGTICENIAYGDSDLFQTVLEADGAIPERVHRRIEEAAVAAGAHRFVQDLPDGYGTMVGERGVKLSGGQRQRVSIARTILNDPDVIVLDEATSDVDTETESVIQRNLEELTADRTAFVIAHRLSTIRDADRIVVMDDGEVIETGTHDELVANEGTYAELWASQTRDTAGHRPIGADD
- a CDS encoding acyl-CoA mutase large subunit family protein, with amino-acid sequence MFDADDLESIRSARAEWREETVEPVVDRFGERKEQFRTDTNGQAVDRLYTPGDVSDLDYDTDLGFPGEPPYTRGVYSTGYRGRLWTMRQYAGFSTPEDTNERYHYLLDQGQTGLSMAFDLPTQMGYDSDAEMAAGEVGKAGVAIDSLDDMLTVFDGIPLDEVSTSMTINAPASVLLAMYIAVGDEQGVDRSELRGTIQNDLLKEYIARNTYIYPPEPSMRIITDIFEFCAEETPKFNTISISGYHIREAGATAAQELAFTLGNGIEYVEAAVDAGLDVDEFAPQLSFFFNGHNNIFEEVAKFRAARRMWHDVMDERFDAQNPKSKQLKFHTQTAGSMLTAQQIENNVVRVAYQALAAVLGGTQSLHTNGKDEALALPTEQSVRTALRTQQILAHESGAADTIDPLAGSYYVESLTNEVEADAYDLLDEVEARGGMLEAVESRWVQRQIQDTAFDRQKEIESGERIIVGVNEFEVDEEPEMDVQEVTEKDQRRQIEALESTREDRDDEAAEAALEAVRDAARGDDNLMPYIIDAVKAYATVGEICDVLREEFGEY
- a CDS encoding GNAT family N-acetyltransferase, with the protein product MYVRDAKNREEVWLLDRIEEMGLDDTAFRSRDYVVAIDELSNEKAGFGRIRIHKQDDDTDVCELTSIGVLETWREQGVGAHVIERLIEYAGDQGFEYVYALTGSGAYLAQFGFRQVDADSLPPALEARLEAKRESTDPDAVPYRVAVDRFVVPDRLRERFKAASEQEPEPADDTTAEEFGIDPETATYKYDTGR